The genomic stretch tatctgatgttcatatcatatataaaacATTGGAAAAAATTTTCATGCCATAAAAGTCAATTTAGCTATTTATgtcaaaatagtcactatttattcgatttttacatctaaaaatcataaatcatgcaaaattaaatcCTTTGATCTAAATaattacatacagtgtgtaaatattacatgtgacaacatactaaatttttatgggcaggaacaaagtctaaccatttttaacataaatacctctatttaatcgacttttaacatgtaaaagTCATAGATCATTAAAAGTCATAGATCatgctatataaaaccattttatatgaaattttacatacaatttcTAAAACATGCATGTGAGATCATGTAAAAATGTCAAGGttagaatcatagtctaactatttttagcattttaattgtcattttactcaataaaatgtaataaaaatacaaataatcattttaaagagcaataaattaccataaatcatcaaaatgacctaaaatcaatttaggaccagaatttttaacatgcaaaattttcatggcatttatcttcataaatcacaaattttaagttttatatgttaacatattaactcgaaaaaacaaaaccgattatgcatgcaacaactcttgctctgataccaattgtaggattcatatatctcttattagacccttctaataactaagtgtttattagtttagtcataaactaaaaggaacttatgcatgcataacaaaattacAAAGTAAGAAAAGAAAATCGATTATTcttacaatgagggccgagattgagtttatactaatttggtctcctaccaagttagtcttcttaagaataatACAAATGCCCCAAAAACCTTAGATCTAATAGCaagatctactccttaaggatttgtaccaaggaaatctttcttaatacaaatattaatttgtttactagaaattaatatttgttaccttaaaatattaatattatgagattactacttctagtaatatagAAATAATATTTGAGATTTTTATGAGTTTTTCTAGTGTTGTTCAAAACTTAAAACTAGAGAGATGAGTTATTCATCAAGTGAATAATCttataagaatgaataattaaaAATAGAAGAGAAAACTCTCTTATTTTCTTTAGGGTGGCCGGTTGGTCTAGGGTAGAAGGCCCAATACCTTTTCAtgcttgttcttctcaagatctaggcatgcaagcctatcattagtaggttatgattatgtttccatttaattaaataatcaaaacaCAACTAATCCCTAAACCCTCCATTAACTCGGCAAACCCATATTAGTAGGTCCAATGGATACGAACTTTACAAGGAAAACAAATAACAAATTGAGTTCAAAATAGTTTAAATTTAAATAAGAAATATTCAAAATATTTCggatattacaatcttcccctcttaaaaagaacttcgtcctcgaaggtCGGGTTTAGAAAATAAAGACACTATAAAATTTGAGTGGCATTACACTCCATCTTCCTTAAAAAAAAAGTTCGTCCTCGAACGTAAAATTTTCTAAAATGAATAAAATGTCAACCCAAAATTTAAAAAGAGTTTAAAAAGTTAAAAGAGCGGTGCtaagatgtgacgatctcaacacctgaccaagaaggaacccgctctgataccaattttaacacccctgattttcggctaaattaaaactaacttttacatacaaaaattgccgaaatacagagatattataattaatatacaaagtttttCTTACAAATGTCTCTTAAAATATAATATACAAATAGAACCAAAACTTTTACAAATCTTTAAATAAAATCTTCTCTTATAAGCAGCTtaattttggtcatggcgtggaaacacagacatgtaaaaataaaaattaacagagagaataataaaaacactccccataaactaatCGGAACCTCAAACTAATATTATCTTACTCCTCCAATACATCTATTATTTCCATTCTCCATAACTAACCATGTCTCAGCTAATTACTCCGTCCTACTCATTATTCCATcccactcattactccgtctcacaatataattctccatAGTAACCAgctatcgtattctcatcgtcgaacctaagacaaggacaaggggtgagtgaaccggcggacaaaaccgcgaaacaatacttccatctcaatatcgatttcaaactcaaataactcaataactcaataaccatggtcactctagaccgtaaagataactcggctcaaaggtcCCATAACCCGataccagtaaccaatctcaatttcaatatcgatattgtcaaaggttcaaagaaccgtgctcgACACTTAAAGTAAAACTTTAAGCTACTCACCCGCTAGCCAAGATCAAAGGGACGACAATTaacaatacaataataaaaatccAAAATCTCAAAATTATGAACCTAGCTTTCTCGTATGAAACCCATAACACAATTTTTCCATTGACTAATCAACCAATCAATATTGTCACATTAACagttaatttcacatgtacatatCCACTAAATCCAAATCATAGTCTTCGTACTACAAGATATTACACTTACCCATCAACCCTCATGCTCGCATAACTCACGAGTCCTCGCAACTATCGCTAACTCGCTAACTACGCCATTAGTCTCTCAGATTATCATGTCAACCCATCTCACCAAATAAAATCAAGttaataataaagaatattatTAGGACTAATATCATATGATAACAAGTATAACAAGTCAATCACCCTATATTATTGTAAGCACATCACATAAATTCGACAACAATTAGAACATAAAGCATAAAACCTCgaacaatattaataatattaggatcggtaaaatcgtgttaccttaaagtTGAAAGATTAATAATATTTGGACTGAGAGGAACAACAGTAGGATTGAGTTACAAGTGAAGAGAACTGCCTTAGTATTGAAGCATTTGATACAGGTTATTCGTGGAAGGATACAAAACTTACTGCCGCCTAGGGTCAATTCCACTGATGCTCAATGGTTAATTAGCCTAGATATTAAATGTTAAGTTGTTAATTCTGAATTTGTTGAATGTTGGTCTGGAAATGCTTGTATTTGTAAATGCCACCTTTATTATTAATGGAAatactcacattttaccaaaaaaaaaaagattaatcaAAACTGGTGCTTAGAAAAATAATCAACACGCAAGTGGATGGGAAGGAATCAACAGAGGTATAATTGATCAACTTTGGATGATGCTCTTGGATTAAGACAACATAAATTGTTTGCTTGGAAGTTGATGATAGAATTATTGAAATCCATATTGGTAAATGGTAATTGACGTAAAGAAAGCTGAGGTTGGAGAATTGATTTATCAAAGATCAAGGGCATCAAAGAGATGAATGAAGTGAATTATACGGAGCAACACTAGATGGTTTATTAGGGTCCCATAACCCGATGCTTTAGGAAACTTGTAACACGGCTGAATAAGTTATAAGGAAAGTAGACAATAGGTCCAATGGATACGAACTTTACAAGGAAAACAAATAACAAATTGAGTTCAAAATAGTTTAAATTTAAATAAGAAATATTCAAAATATTTCGGATATTACATTGACACGGGTTGCTTGCATCATGTTATGGGTAATTTCGATGTTTTGACGGACATACAAAAGGTTCCAATTCGTGTGGTAGGCTTTTCGGATGGCACGCAAATTCATGCTTCACAAGTAGGCCGTGTTGTGCTCACACCCAACATCTCTCTATATCCCATTTTATATGTACCAAGTTTACGTTGTAATTTGATTTCCGTATCACAATTAAGTGACAGCCCTAATTGTGAAATTGTTACTAATGCAAATATTTGTACTATACAAGACCGTCATACGAGAGCGGTGATTGGAACAGCTGGCAGATTGGACGGACTGTACTATCTCAGACAAGAACAAATAATCACGGGATCAGTAGCTATTGGAGAATCAGTTAATTTGTGGCATAGTAGGTTGGGACATCCGTATGAAAGAGTAGTAAAATTACTTACTTTTTTGTGTAATAATACGAATAATTTGACACAACTGTGTGAGGTGTGTCATCATGCTAAGCATGTTCGTAACAGTTTCCCGTTGAACAATAGTAAAAATAGTAGAGTTTTTGATTTTATTCATTGTGATTTGTGGGGGCCGTATGACTTACCGTCTTCGTGTGTTGCGCGTTATTTCTTAACTCTGGTTGACGAATTTTTTGCGTGGGATATGGATATATTTATTATGCAACAAAACAGAGGTCTTTGATAAATTTATGGATTTTTCGGCAATGGTATTGCGCCAGTTTGCTTCGGTTATTAAAATTGTTCGTAGTGGCAATGTTACGAAATTTAATTGTCTTCAATCATACTTTAGTAAACAGGGTATTCTGTTTCATTCTTCTTGTGTTGGTACTCCCTAACAGAATGGGAGGGTGGAATGGAAGAACCAATATATCCTTAATGTAGCCCGTGCACTCCGGTTTCAGGCTTACCTTCCATTGGAATTTTGGGGTGAATGTGCCTTGGCTGCTGCGCATTTAATAAACCGTACTCCGTTTATATTACTTGGAGGTATAACTCCGTATGAGGTCTTATTTGGTTGGCCACCACCTTTTGATCGTCTCAAAGTATTTGGTTCGTTGTGTTTTGCCCATAACCAAAAAGCAAAAAGTGACAAATTTGCCAGTCGTAAATGTGCATTTATGGGGTACCTTTCGGGAAAGAAAGGTTGGTACTTGTATAATCTTGATGCTAAAGTCTTCTTTGTGTCTCGTGATGTGAATTTTTTGAAGACCAATTTTTGTTTCGTTTAGCCACAGCCCTGTCACCAGATAATATTGTTTCCTCTCCTGACTATGTTGTGGATTGGGACAATGACGCTGTCCAGCCCGATGATGCAGCTGCCATGGTCACGAGTCCAGGGGGCGCTGTtatgaacattatttgcgcacatttagtcccctaattgagtctattttgcatactattataacattccatggccattttatccgtcaaaaccttcctatttgcttttctatcgcatttcatatgttttgtaggaaaggagataataaggcggaaattcccgtctttcgtgcgtattcggaagctatttgacgatatttgatggactagtatgaggaggaaacaagaactaaagaccaagcctacaagaataaaatggaagtgaagggaagggaagaatagaagagaaaacgagatcTGCAGtccaacccgtgcggattctctggaatccggccgtccccaatgtacagaatccgtgcgtcttcaccccaatccgcccgtcttccccttcaCCA from Silene latifolia isolate original U9 population chromosome 2, ASM4854445v1, whole genome shotgun sequence encodes the following:
- the LOC141641146 gene encoding uncharacterized protein LOC141641146, with the protein product MVLRQFASNGRVEWKNQYILNVARALRFQAYLPLEFWGECALAAAHLINRTPFILLGGITPYEVLFGWPPPFDRLKVFGSLCFAHNQKAKSDKFASRKCAFMGYLSGKKATALSPDNIVSSPDYVVDWDNDAVQPDDAAAMVTSPGGARTPAPTWTLEPLPIGKKALGSKWLYKIKYKSNSTIERPKARLVVFGNHHTEGVDYEETFAPMVKMSTVRTFLDVAASRNWILHQMDVHNAFLHGDLNEELYMRLPPCFQSLVPGIVCRLHKSLYGLK